A region from the Bradyrhizobium erythrophlei genome encodes:
- the mdcG gene encoding malonate decarboxylase holo-[acyl-carrier-protein] synthase, translating into MISHSNQNNRRPRRHDLIFVSPAAWRSLLKTRDDLAGEPLVIEWVDRGWPLVARRTLPGEADGLPLGLPLPPFAGKRRLSVLIQPEDIVSTAPPPGLSAAISVAPNRWQHTLGAVVSLASRYGVEARIFGSLAWCTLTGLDYLTDTSDLDLLLPIHCGSHLVRLTADLAAIEATAPMRLDGELVRDDGAGVNWRELHSGARELLVKTTDGVALLDANLFLSNGTQS; encoded by the coding sequence ATGATCTCGCACTCCAATCAAAATAATCGGAGGCCACGCCGCCACGATCTCATCTTCGTGTCGCCGGCGGCGTGGCGCTCGTTGCTTAAGACGCGAGACGATCTTGCCGGGGAGCCGCTGGTCATCGAGTGGGTCGATCGGGGCTGGCCTCTCGTCGCACGGCGCACCCTGCCCGGCGAGGCTGACGGGCTGCCGTTGGGTTTACCTTTGCCACCATTCGCCGGCAAACGACGGCTTTCGGTTCTCATCCAGCCTGAAGATATCGTTTCGACAGCACCGCCGCCTGGGTTGAGCGCCGCCATCAGCGTAGCACCGAATCGGTGGCAGCATACACTCGGCGCAGTGGTGAGCCTGGCTTCCCGGTATGGCGTGGAGGCGCGAATCTTCGGCAGTCTGGCGTGGTGCACACTCACAGGATTGGACTACCTGACTGACACTTCGGACCTCGATCTTCTCCTGCCGATCCATTGTGGCAGCCATCTTGTACGGCTGACTGCAGATCTTGCTGCAATCGAAGCTACGGCGCCCATGCGCCTGGACGGCGAATTAGTGCGCGATGACGGTGCGGGCGTGAATTGGCGCGAACTCCACAGTGGCGCGCGCGAGTTGCTGGTCAAGACCACCGATGGCGTCGCCTTGCTCGACGCGAACCTCTTCCTCAGCAATGGGACCCAGTCATGA
- the mdcE gene encoding biotin-independent malonate decarboxylase subunit gamma: MTLDDILASLFPQGHDVRNYDGVLLGSGSLKTGGRAVVIGIADRTAVGVDEAIRLSRHVLNAMERGGTGPILVLVDSDSQRMSKRDELLGLNEFLAHLAKCLIYADMQGRQTVGLLYGHSAAGAFLATALATRVLVALPGAEPEVMDLPSMSKVTKLSIDVLKEKAKSTPVFAPGLDNLAQTGAVLSTWDEKTSLAEQLQTLLGGDQDGGDRRDRLGKTRRGRPKAADIAERVHDLALQSK; the protein is encoded by the coding sequence ATGACGCTCGATGACATTCTCGCCTCATTGTTTCCGCAAGGCCACGACGTCAGGAACTACGACGGTGTGTTGCTGGGTTCGGGGTCGTTGAAGACCGGTGGCCGCGCGGTGGTGATCGGCATCGCCGATCGAACCGCGGTCGGCGTGGACGAGGCGATCCGTCTGTCGCGCCACGTGCTGAATGCGATGGAGCGTGGCGGCACTGGTCCCATTCTAGTGTTGGTAGATAGTGACAGCCAGCGGATGAGCAAACGCGACGAGCTTCTAGGACTGAATGAATTTTTGGCTCATCTCGCCAAGTGCCTGATCTACGCCGACATGCAGGGCCGCCAAACCGTGGGCCTGCTTTACGGTCACAGCGCCGCCGGCGCTTTCCTCGCGACCGCATTGGCGACCCGGGTCCTTGTGGCGCTACCGGGGGCCGAGCCGGAGGTTATGGACCTGCCCTCGATGTCCAAGGTGACAAAGCTCTCTATCGACGTCCTCAAGGAGAAGGCCAAGTCCACACCAGTTTTCGCCCCGGGGTTGGACAACCTGGCTCAGACGGGCGCGGTGCTTTCCACCTGGGACGAGAAAACCTCACTGGCAGAGCAGCTTCAGACGCTGCTCGGCGGCGATCAGGATGGTGGCGATCGGCGCGACCGTCTCGGCAAGACTCGTAGGGGACGCCCGAAGGCGGCTGATATCGCGGAGCGTGTGCATGATCTCGCACTCCAATCAAAATAA
- a CDS encoding biotin-independent malonate decarboxylase subunit beta: MNARKLEAPDVSRVANSKTVSWYEASARQRVRLMLDAGSFQEFIGPEQREQSPHLRVFDLPTQFDDGIVVGRGRIAGTPIYVAAQEGRFMGGAFGEVHGAKLTGLLRAARDTKSVPVLILFDTGGVRLQEANAGELAIAEIMRALIEARMAGVKIVGLIGGRAGCYGGGGLIAGCCSALAVSEQGRISVSGPEVIETNRGVEEFDSKDRALVWRTMGGKHRRLLGGAEAFVDDTIQSFRNITLHLIGSVPGFGLDVLKAEQARLEERLQRFGDCADAMDIWRAEDIFDAEAVPIMSSSDFIDLANRDGDPRYDAR; this comes from the coding sequence ATGAACGCTCGAAAATTGGAGGCGCCGGATGTGTCGCGCGTCGCAAACAGCAAGACCGTGAGCTGGTACGAGGCATCCGCACGCCAGCGGGTCCGATTGATGCTCGACGCCGGCAGCTTCCAAGAGTTCATCGGCCCGGAGCAGCGTGAACAGAGTCCGCATTTGCGGGTGTTCGATCTTCCAACGCAGTTCGACGATGGCATCGTCGTCGGGCGCGGCAGGATTGCTGGCACGCCTATATACGTTGCTGCTCAGGAGGGGCGCTTCATGGGCGGCGCCTTCGGCGAGGTTCACGGCGCCAAGCTGACAGGCCTTCTACGCGCCGCGCGGGACACCAAGTCGGTGCCGGTGCTGATTCTGTTCGACACCGGCGGGGTGCGCCTGCAGGAAGCCAATGCCGGCGAATTAGCTATCGCCGAGATCATGCGCGCGCTCATCGAGGCGCGGATGGCGGGTGTGAAGATTGTCGGTCTGATTGGTGGCCGGGCGGGCTGCTACGGTGGTGGCGGATTGATTGCTGGCTGTTGCTCGGCGCTTGCCGTGTCCGAACAGGGCCGCATCAGTGTCTCCGGTCCCGAGGTCATCGAGACCAATCGCGGAGTGGAGGAGTTCGACTCCAAGGATCGCGCGCTGGTGTGGCGCACGATGGGTGGCAAACACCGGCGCTTGCTCGGCGGCGCCGAGGCTTTCGTCGACGACACGATACAGAGCTTCCGTAACATCACGCTGCATTTGATCGGATCCGTACCGGGCTTCGGCTTGGACGTTCTCAAAGCCGAGCAGGCTCGCCTGGAGGAACGCCTCCAACGCTTCGGTGACTGTGCCGACGCCATGGACATCTGGAGGGCCGAAGACATCTTCGACGCGGAAGCCGTTCCGATCATGTCTTCCTCGGACTTTATCGATCTTGCCAATAGGGATGGGGACCCACGCTATGACGCTCGATGA
- the mdcC gene encoding malonate decarboxylase acyl carrier protein, giving the protein METLSYRHKAQERAAGSKSLAIIGVVASGNLEVLVERLLPDTECQVDINTAAEGFGAVWEAVVADFVERRSPGGLKLSVNDGGARPDTVALRLAQAVRLIEEEDR; this is encoded by the coding sequence ATGGAAACCCTGAGCTATCGCCACAAAGCGCAAGAGCGCGCCGCTGGCTCCAAATCATTGGCCATCATCGGCGTTGTCGCCTCCGGAAATCTGGAAGTCCTGGTTGAGCGGTTGTTGCCCGATACGGAATGCCAGGTCGACATCAACACCGCGGCTGAAGGCTTCGGTGCGGTGTGGGAAGCGGTCGTTGCCGACTTCGTCGAGCGTCGCTCACCCGGCGGCTTGAAGCTCTCCGTCAACGATGGGGGTGCGCGTCCAGATACGGTCGCCCTGCGCCTGGCACAGGCCGTCCGCCTGATCGAGGAGGAAGATCGATGA
- the mdcA gene encoding malonate decarboxylase subunit alpha: MKSWNAQKTTLAERLADGRRYASGKTIEVVDLPNFLEAVIRPADRVCLEGDNQKQADVLASALADVDPAKIHDLHMVQSGVVLPEHLDVFEKGIARRLDYSYSGPQSARIAKMLFGGKIELGAVHTYLELFGRYFIDLTPHVALIAAVSADRNGNLYTGPNTEDTPTVVEATAFKDGLVIAQVNEIVDKVPRVDIPGDRVHFVVNADKPFFVEPLFTRDPGAITEGQILTAMLAIKGIYARYGVKRLNHGIGFNTAAIELLLPTYGERLGLKGKVATHLALNPHPALIPAIESGWVEQIHSFGSEVGMDDYIRARSDIYFTGPDGALRSNRAFCQVAGLYACDMFIGSTLQIDLQGNSSTVTTSRIAGFGGAPNMGSDARGRRHPSAPWLQAGKEADPDGPPPLRRGRKLVVQIGETFGDKNVPLFVEKLDALTLAEKLNLELAPLMIYADDVTHIVTEEGIANLLLCRDKDEREQAIRGVAGYTDVGRGRDGKMVRRLRERGVICRPEDLGIDPLDADRSLLAARSIKDLVRWSGGLYAPPSKFRNW; this comes from the coding sequence ATGAAGAGCTGGAACGCACAAAAGACTACCCTGGCGGAGCGCCTCGCCGATGGACGCAGGTACGCTTCGGGCAAGACTATCGAAGTCGTGGATCTGCCGAATTTCCTTGAAGCGGTGATTCGGCCCGCCGACCGCGTCTGTCTGGAGGGCGACAACCAGAAACAAGCGGACGTCCTCGCCTCTGCGCTCGCCGACGTCGATCCCGCCAAGATCCACGATCTTCATATGGTCCAGTCAGGTGTCGTGCTGCCCGAGCATCTCGATGTATTCGAGAAGGGCATCGCGCGCAGGCTCGATTATTCCTATTCCGGCCCGCAGTCGGCGCGCATCGCCAAGATGCTGTTCGGCGGCAAAATCGAGCTGGGGGCGGTGCACACCTATCTTGAGCTGTTCGGGCGTTATTTTATCGACCTGACACCGCATGTCGCCCTGATCGCGGCGGTCAGCGCGGACCGAAATGGCAATCTCTATACCGGGCCCAACACCGAAGACACACCGACGGTCGTTGAGGCAACCGCCTTCAAAGATGGCTTGGTCATCGCACAGGTCAACGAGATCGTGGACAAAGTGCCACGCGTCGACATTCCGGGTGACCGCGTGCATTTCGTCGTGAATGCGGACAAACCCTTCTTTGTCGAGCCTCTGTTCACGCGCGATCCAGGCGCCATCACCGAGGGCCAGATCCTTACCGCCATGCTGGCAATCAAAGGCATTTACGCACGCTATGGTGTCAAGCGGCTGAACCACGGGATCGGGTTCAACACAGCGGCGATCGAACTTTTGCTGCCTACTTACGGCGAACGGCTGGGATTGAAGGGCAAGGTAGCTACACACCTTGCGCTCAATCCGCACCCCGCGCTAATCCCGGCGATCGAGTCCGGCTGGGTGGAGCAGATCCACTCCTTCGGATCGGAAGTGGGGATGGACGACTACATCCGCGCCCGTTCGGACATCTACTTCACTGGCCCCGACGGCGCGCTGCGTTCGAACCGCGCGTTCTGCCAGGTCGCCGGGCTCTACGCTTGCGACATGTTCATCGGCTCCACCCTGCAGATCGACCTGCAGGGGAATTCCTCCACCGTGACCACCTCGCGCATTGCTGGCTTCGGCGGGGCGCCAAATATGGGCTCTGATGCTCGGGGACGCCGCCATCCGAGCGCGCCCTGGCTGCAGGCGGGCAAGGAGGCCGACCCCGACGGCCCGCCACCCCTGCGGCGCGGCCGCAAGCTGGTCGTGCAGATCGGCGAGACCTTCGGCGACAAGAACGTCCCACTGTTCGTCGAGAAGCTCGACGCCCTGACGCTTGCCGAGAAACTGAATCTCGAACTCGCTCCTCTGATGATCTACGCCGACGACGTCACCCACATCGTCACTGAGGAGGGAATCGCCAATCTCCTGCTTTGCCGCGACAAAGATGAGCGCGAGCAGGCGATCCGTGGCGTGGCGGGCTACACCGATGTCGGCCGCGGCCGGGATGGGAAGATGGTTCGGCGCCTGCGAGAGCGAGGCGTCATCTGTCGGCCGGAAGACCTCGGCATCGATCCGCTCGATGCGGACAGGAGTCTGTTAGCGGCACGTTCTATCAAGGATCTCGTCCGATGGTCCGGTGGCCTCTATGCGCCGCCCTCCAAATTCCGCAACTGGTGA
- a CDS encoding MBL fold metallo-hydrolase, with protein sequence MLMLDRRMLLRAGSAAVGAAALAPTAPAIARAPQAGKQAQPSFYRFKLGTIEITVVSDGTLAFPAETLWGDRAEDARGLLTSTFQPPSPVGLQINTILVNTGDKLVLIDAGCGVDKFQKTAGGLLGNLAAAGYAPGDIDMILFTHLHFDHLWGISDHENASLLFPSAEFVANEAEVAFWSAPEWANKVSPALKPLVTQANLKLASPRLRLIKAAAEVVPGVTTFDTAGHTPGHISVHISSGSEEMLLTGDVVVNSAVSFLHPEWPFGFDMDVPLATKSRMAFLDRAAADKTLVGSYHLPFPGFGHVVREGSAYRWLPADWQWTS encoded by the coding sequence ATGCTCATGCTTGACCGCCGGATGCTCCTGCGTGCCGGCTCTGCCGCCGTCGGGGCCGCTGCACTCGCCCCCACCGCCCCCGCCATCGCCCGTGCGCCCCAAGCGGGCAAGCAGGCGCAGCCTAGCTTCTACCGCTTCAAGCTCGGCACCATCGAGATCACCGTCGTCAGCGACGGCACGCTCGCATTCCCGGCCGAAACGCTGTGGGGCGATCGGGCCGAGGACGCAAGAGGCCTGCTCACGTCCACGTTCCAGCCGCCTAGCCCGGTAGGGCTGCAAATCAACACCATCCTCGTCAATACCGGCGACAAGCTGGTGTTGATCGACGCAGGCTGCGGCGTCGACAAATTCCAGAAAACGGCCGGCGGGTTGCTTGGCAATCTCGCCGCCGCGGGCTACGCGCCCGGCGATATCGACATGATCCTGTTCACTCACCTTCACTTCGACCACCTGTGGGGCATCAGTGACCACGAGAACGCGTCGCTGCTGTTTCCCTCGGCCGAATTCGTCGCCAACGAGGCCGAGGTCGCCTTCTGGAGCGCCCCCGAATGGGCCAACAAAGTGTCCCCCGCGCTGAAGCCGCTGGTTACCCAGGCGAATCTGAAATTGGCCAGCCCCCGGCTGCGCCTGATCAAGGCCGCGGCGGAGGTAGTGCCGGGCGTCACCACCTTCGACACCGCCGGTCACACGCCAGGCCACATCTCGGTGCATATCAGTTCCGGCAGCGAAGAAATGCTCCTCACCGGCGACGTCGTGGTCAACTCGGCGGTCAGCTTCCTGCATCCGGAATGGCCGTTCGGGTTCGACATGGACGTGCCACTGGCAACTAAGTCGCGCATGGCCTTCCTCGATCGCGCAGCGGCCGACAAGACGCTAGTCGGTAGCTACCATCTACCCTTTCCTGGCTTCGGGCACGTGGTGCGCGAGGGGAGCGCTTACCGCTGGCTGCCGGCAGATTGGCAGTGGACGAGCTGA
- a CDS encoding organic hydroperoxide resistance protein, with amino-acid sequence MSCGDSPDNRSNPSEEGICAMASLYSTKVTASGGRHGSIRSEDGLLDLKLALPRALGGRGDATNPEQLFAGGYAACFENALLHVSRDAGHRFGDDDITVAARIDLGRNETGGFVLAAALAVAMVGIDRQTAERLVQGAHAICPYSNAIRSNVDVAISVSVR; translated from the coding sequence ATGAGTTGCGGCGACAGTCCGGACAACCGATCGAATCCCAGCGAAGAAGGCATATGTGCTATGGCCAGTCTATATTCCACAAAAGTCACGGCGAGCGGAGGCCGTCACGGTTCGATCCGCAGCGAAGACGGTTTGCTCGACCTCAAGCTCGCACTGCCCCGGGCGCTTGGCGGTAGGGGCGATGCGACCAATCCCGAACAACTCTTCGCCGGCGGGTATGCAGCCTGCTTTGAGAATGCACTCCTTCATGTGAGCCGAGATGCCGGCCACCGCTTTGGCGACGACGATATCACCGTCGCCGCCAGGATCGATCTCGGTCGAAATGAGACAGGAGGCTTCGTGTTGGCCGCCGCGCTTGCCGTGGCCATGGTTGGCATCGACCGACAGACCGCTGAACGGCTCGTCCAGGGTGCTCATGCGATCTGCCCGTACTCGAATGCGATCCGAAGCAATGTCGATGTGGCGATCTCCGTCTCGGTCCGGTGA
- a CDS encoding alpha/beta fold hydrolase, with protein sequence MNRRTFVNMVAAGAASTLFQGNAAAAQSAPKARNVVLVHGLFADGSSWSEVIARLQAAGLNATAVQNPLTTLPEAVASAERVLARQDGPTVLVGHSFSGMIVTEAGMHPNVSALVYVAARAPDAGEDYAALAKTFPTPPASAGIVFDGDEGRLSEAAFLRDFAGDLPEAKAKVLYAVQEPFHKALLMGKTTHAAWRSKPSFYAVSTEDRTINPDLERFMAKRMGAKTIEVKASHLSLISQPDEISRLILEAAGQPA encoded by the coding sequence ATGAATCGACGCACGTTCGTGAACATGGTGGCTGCGGGGGCGGCAAGCACTCTTTTCCAGGGCAACGCCGCCGCTGCGCAGTCCGCGCCGAAGGCCCGAAACGTCGTCCTTGTGCACGGGCTGTTCGCCGACGGGTCAAGCTGGTCCGAGGTGATTGCACGATTGCAGGCAGCGGGGCTCAATGCCACAGCCGTGCAAAACCCACTGACGACGCTGCCCGAAGCGGTCGCCTCGGCCGAGCGCGTGCTGGCGCGACAGGATGGTCCGACGGTCCTGGTTGGGCATTCCTTCTCCGGAATGATCGTGACAGAGGCCGGTATGCATCCGAACGTCTCGGCTCTTGTCTATGTGGCGGCGCGAGCGCCGGATGCGGGCGAGGATTACGCGGCGTTGGCCAAGACATTTCCGACGCCACCGGCGTCCGCCGGGATTGTTTTCGACGGCGATGAAGGACGCCTCAGCGAGGCTGCGTTCTTGCGCGATTTCGCCGGCGACCTGCCGGAAGCGAAGGCGAAGGTCCTTTATGCGGTCCAAGAGCCGTTCCACAAGGCTCTGCTCATGGGCAAGACGACGCATGCGGCCTGGCGGTCGAAGCCGAGTTTCTATGCCGTTTCGACGGAAGACCGGACGATCAATCCCGATCTCGAACGCTTCATGGCCAAGCGCATGGGCGCCAAGACCATCGAAGTGAAGGCGAGTCACCTGTCGCTGATATCCCAACCGGACGAGATAAGCCGGTTGATCCTGGAAGCCGCCGGACAGCCCGCTTAG
- a CDS encoding helix-turn-helix domain-containing protein → MLVRGDCTIAGSGAQCHSRAKSQLGVDEVTLSDNPRLVLLFACGEGHPMPHPPKPASTKNPVVVAVGLPDAPVLTTRAARGTGMAFLELNCERRNAGITQAVREDAFLISLQMKTCPDFDLYADGRLILPKGFDADDIAIFDLRTNLASDLRDPFHAVDFYLPHKALVAMGDDGDIPRHIQELRHAPGTTVRDPVARDLLLSMRPALAAGPEETPELFVDHVALALSIHVALRYGDVAALPKQWGGGLAPWQERRAKEFLDAHIGAGITLNVLARACELSNRHFTRAFRQSTGMAPHQWLQYRRTEKAKHLLDKSSASLSSIALDCGFADQSHFTRTFSRVVGVPPGTWRRTKRE, encoded by the coding sequence ATGCTGGTCCGAGGTGATTGCACGATTGCAGGCAGCGGGGCTCAATGCCACAGCCGTGCAAAGTCGCAATTAGGGGTGGATGAGGTCACGCTTTCGGACAACCCGCGACTTGTGCTACTGTTTGCTTGTGGAGAGGGTCATCCTATGCCCCATCCTCCCAAGCCAGCGTCTACGAAGAATCCCGTCGTCGTGGCGGTCGGTCTGCCGGATGCACCGGTGCTGACCACACGCGCGGCTCGGGGAACAGGCATGGCGTTCCTCGAGCTCAATTGCGAACGTCGCAACGCCGGAATTACCCAGGCAGTGCGCGAAGACGCATTCTTAATCTCGCTCCAAATGAAGACGTGCCCCGATTTCGACCTCTACGCAGATGGTAGGTTGATACTGCCGAAGGGGTTTGACGCCGACGATATCGCAATCTTCGACTTAAGGACAAATTTAGCTTCTGACCTAAGAGACCCATTCCACGCCGTGGATTTCTACTTGCCACACAAAGCGCTTGTGGCCATGGGTGATGACGGGGACATACCGAGGCACATCCAAGAACTGCGTCATGCACCTGGTACCACCGTTCGGGATCCAGTCGCCCGCGATTTGCTGTTGTCTATGCGCCCGGCCCTCGCGGCAGGACCGGAGGAAACTCCCGAACTATTCGTTGACCACGTTGCACTAGCGCTTTCGATTCACGTTGCCCTTAGATACGGCGACGTCGCGGCATTGCCAAAGCAATGGGGAGGCGGTCTCGCACCATGGCAAGAGCGGCGAGCTAAGGAGTTCCTCGATGCCCACATTGGCGCGGGCATCACACTCAACGTCCTCGCTCGCGCCTGTGAACTTTCGAATAGGCACTTCACCCGAGCGTTTCGTCAGTCGACCGGGATGGCACCTCATCAGTGGCTGCAATACCGGCGGACGGAGAAAGCGAAGCATCTCCTAGATAAGTCCTCTGCTTCGCTGAGCTCTATTGCCTTGGACTGTGGTTTTGCAGACCAGAGCCACTTCACTAGGACGTTTTCGCGCGTTGTTGGCGTTCCGCCAGGGACATGGCGCCGCACGAAACGCGAATAG